In the Oncorhynchus gorbuscha isolate QuinsamMale2020 ecotype Even-year linkage group LG05, OgorEven_v1.0, whole genome shotgun sequence genome, one interval contains:
- the LOC124035307 gene encoding uncharacterized protein LOC124035307, producing the protein MEHFKPAFNSLIDQLRKTASFTVTFFVLFLYQVVLDEHLKCSCKDGVKPEVTYNQCTIYMLFPALILFLLTLWMDGEFQRVLRIIHICRCNLWRRFFAMLFKAVAIGSLWVVSVLFDGDWYVCFKRVMLPCRNITTPFQEELEKQLEARFKTESMVIGLVLVLVLLVVTSILTAVPWRDVCSVIRRKCTGYQNINDCSTIKMYHKMLYEESILEEIDIVIEKELKKTAKECVVLKIRELLPPSSNAAPPTHATQGGDRASSSTTRPEMEDSRSSTTCPEVEDRVITLDNLDFDKISDLHSNMFRSLLDELPSSAVSTAPAAHPQPKQGEDRPSRNRII; encoded by the exons ATGGAGCACTTCAAGCCAGCATTTAACAGTCTGATCGACCAACTGAGAAAAACAGCCAGTTTTACAGTGACCTTCTTCGTTCTTTTTCTTTACCAAGTTGTGTTGGATGAGCACCTAAAATGCTCATGTAAAGACGGTGTTAAACCAGAGGTTACCTATAACCAGTGTACCATCTACATGTTGTTTCCAGCTCTGATCTTGTTTCTCTTGACTCTCTGGATGGACGGAGAGTTTCAACGAGTCCTGAGAATTATACACATATGCAGATGTAATTTGTGGAGAAGATTTTTCGCAATGCTCTTTAAGGCGGTCGCTATAGGGTCGCTGTGGGTTGTGTCTGTGCTTTTTGATGGGGACTGGTACGTGTGCTTTAAAAGAGTGATGCTTCCCTGCAGGAACATCACCACACCCTTCCAAGAGGAACTAGAAAAGCAACTCGAAGCTCGTTTCAAAACGGAGTCCATG GTTATTGgattggttctggttctggttctgcttGTTGTGACTTCTATTCTGACTGCAGTACCATGGAGGGATGTCTGTTCTGTTATACGCAGAAAATGTACAGGGTACCAGAACATTAACGATTGCAGTACAATCAAAATGTATCACAAGATGCTTTATGAGGAGAGTATTTTGGAAGAGATAGACATTGTTATTGAAAAAGAGTTAAAGAAAACAGCTAAGGAGTGTGTAGTTCTTAAAATCAGAGAACTACTACCGCCCTCTTCGAATGCAGCCCCTCCAACCCACGCcacacagggaggagacagggcaagCAGCAGCACCACCCGTCCTGAGATGGAAGATAGTAGGAGCAGCACCACCTGTCCTGAGGTGGAAGATAGAGTGATCACCCTTGACAACCTTGATTTTGACAAGATATCTGATCTCCATTCTAATATGTTCAGATCTTTGTTAGATGAACTGCCCAGTTCTGCAGTCTCTACAGCCCCTGCAGCCCACCCACAGCCcaaacagggagaagacaggccAAGCCGCAACAGAATCATTTAG